The DNA window GCATCGATTTCCCTGGCCAGATGGCCTTTGGCGGGACCGCCGATTGAGGGATTGCAGCTCATCCGGCCGAGGGATTCCAGTTTGAGGATGCAGAGGGCGGTTTTAGCTCCCCGGCGGGCTGAGGCCAAAGCGGCTTCGATCCCCGCGTGGCCGCCTCCCACCACGATCACGTCAAAATCCCAGGGCATGGGTTTTACTGGCCCAGCCGGTTTCCGATCCAGGCGTAGAGGGGATCCAGGCCTGTATTGCGGAGTGCGGAGACGGCGTGGAGTTCCTCGTCCCCCAGCCCCAATCCCAGCTTGAGCAGCTTGAGGGTCTTGGGGACCTTGGTCTTGGGAATCTTGTCCGCTTTGGTGGACACGACGCAGTGATCGATCTTGCGGGCCCGGAGCAGTTCCAGCAGTTGGATGTCCTTGGGATCGGCTGGATGGCGGATGTCCACCAGCACGATGATCCCGCGGAGCTGTTCGCGCTGCTCGAAGTAATGGCTGAGCATCTTGCGCCACTTCTCCTGTTCGGCTTGGGAGACCTCGGCGAAGCCATAACCGGGCAGGTCGGTGAGTTGGAGGCGGCCTTCGGTTTCGGCAGCGTCATCCTTCCAGCGGATCAGGAAAAAGTTCAGCAGCCGGGTCTTGCCGGGATGGGAGCTGGTTTTAGCCAGGCCGTGGTGATCGGTGAGCAGGTTTATCAGGGTGGATTTGCCCACGTTGCTGCGCCCGGCGATGGCAAATTCCGGATAGGCGCTGGCGGGGTAGTCCTTGGGCTCGACGGCGCTTTTAACGAAAAAGGATTGGACGAATCTAAGCATGGGAGTAGGTTACGCTGGAGCGCTCGGACTCGCAGACCTCCACTTCGCAAACTTGCGCGGGGCTGTCTTGCAGGGCTTTCTCCATGCGGTCAAAGATGTATTTGGCGAGGTTTTCCGAGCTGGGGTTGATGCCGGCGAGCGAGGGCAGGTCGTTCAGGCAGGCATGGTCGAGCTCATGCAGGATCTCCTCCAGATGGGCCTTGATGACCCCGAAATCCAGAGCCAGGCCGATTCCGTCCAGTTCGCTGGCCAGGAGTCCGACGCGCACTTTCCAGTTATGACCGTGCAGCTTGCAGCAGGCTCCTGGGTAGCCTTCCAGGCGGTGCGCCGCGCTGAAGGAATCGGTGACGCTGAGTTTGTACATGGGGCGAGCCTCCTCAGAAGTATTTCTTGCGGATGAAGATCAGCACCATCGCGATGATGGTCAGGATGGAAATGCCCATAACCACGGCGAAGGCGTAGCTCTGTTCCGCGAAGGGCAGTTTGACGTTCATCCCGTAGATGCTGGCGATGAGGGTGGGCACGGCCAGAATGATCGTGACCAGGGTGAGGAATTTCATCACCACATTGAGGTTGTTGGAGATGATCGAGGCGAAAGCGTCCATCATGCCGCTGAGGATACTGGAATGGATGTTGGCCATTTCGATAGCCTGCTTGTTTTCGATGATCACGTCCTCAATCTGGTCCTCTGCGTCGGGATCCTGGTGCAGCCAGCGCGAACGCTGCATTCGCTCGAGGATGATCTCGTTGGATTTCAGCGCGGTGGAAAAATAGACCAGACTCTTCTCCATGCGCAGCAGGCGGATCAGTTCCTTGTTGCGCATGCTCTGGTGGAGTTCATTCTCGATCTTGCCGGTGCGGCGGTTGATCTCCTTGAGGAATTTGAGAAAATAGAGCGAAGCGCGGAGGGCGATCTGGAGCAGGAAACTCTGCTGGGTGATGTTGAAGGGGCGGTGTTTGCAGTCCAGGTAGAGGGTGAGGACCTCGCTTTCAAAAAAGCTCACGGTGATGATCTTATCCTGTACCGCGATCACGCCCAAAGGCGCCGTTGTGAAGGAAACGCTGGCAGAACGATGCCTGTAGTAGAGAGGCACGCGCATGATGGTGAGCACGGCGCCCTCGTCAAATTCCATGCGGCTGTTCTCGTCAGCGTCCTGGAGGTCCGTGATGAAGTCGTCCGGCAGCTCGTAACGCGCGATCAGCGCCTTGATTTCGTCTGCCGTCGGCTCTTCCAGATGGATCCAAAACGCCTCATCATGCGCCAGAGCGGGCTCAAAGCGCTGACCGGCAATCTTGAAATACTGGATCATGGCAACCTCCCTTGAATCTTGATGTTCTGTGAGCGCCATTTTTTTGAAAGGGGGGATTTATGGCAACAGAAATTTGCCGGAAAGGCGTCCGGCCTGAAGGGAAGCCGAAAGGGAGGGAAACAAAACGCCGGCTTCAAACCGGCGCTTGGTGGACAATTATCAGATCAGGGGATTCAGGGTGTGTTTTCCTCCACGTAGTTGACCAGGCGGGAGAGGCAGTTGGTGTAAGAGCCGAGCTCGTTGTCATACCAGCCGAAGATCTTGGCGTGGGTAACGGGCATGGTGACCTCCTTGCCAGGAGCCAGTCCAGCGGCAGAGAGGGTTTCGGGCGGAATGGGGATGAAGGCCGTGCGGGTGTGGGTCTCATGGGCTTCGAGGGTCACGGCGGCGAGGGAGCCGATCAGGTCGGCGGAGACGTTTTGGCGTTCGCTGTAGACCAGCAGGCCTTTCTGGGGGCCATCAGCGGCGTCTTTATAGATCTGGTTGAGCAGCTTGCGGGTGACGGCAGGCTGGCCAAGGTCGTTCAGCCGGGTGTGGAAGGTGACGTTCAGATTGATCAGGGACACGGTGGTGGTGGGGATGCGCACTGAATCCGCCATGAAGCCGATCGCCTTGATTTGGGGCATCACGAGTTCCAGAGCCTTGGCAGCGCCGGTGGTGGAGAGGATGATGTTGTTCAGCACGCTGCGGGATTTGCGCAGGTCGATGGCGCCGGCCTTGGGCACGGAATCGAGGATGCTCTGGGTGTTGGTGGCGGCGTGGACCGTGCTCATCGAGGCGGTCATGATGTTCGCGGTCTCCCGGTGCTCCAGGAGGGGCTTGATCATGTGGGCGAGGCCGGTGGTGGTGCAACTGGCAGCGGAGATCAGATGATGCTCGCGGGGGTTGTAGTCCAGATGGTTGATGCCAAAAATCAGAGTGGCGGCGTCTGGGCTGGGGAGGGCGACGGAGGATTTGCTCTTGAAGGGGGCTGAGACCACCACCTTTAGAGCCCCGGCCTCCAAGTGCCCGCGCAGGCAGGGCTTGCCCTGTTCCGGAGAAAGAGAGGGATCCACAAAATTGCCCGTGCAGTCAACCACCACGCGCACACCTTCGTTCAGCCAGTTGATGTCCTTGGGATCGCGGGCCGTGCGCAGGATCTTGACCGGAATGCCTTCGATCTCCAGGATGGGGGTATCGGCATCCAGGACCTTGATCATGGCCTTGCGCCCCACAGTCCCGAAGAGGTATTTGTGGAGGCTGCCGTAGGTGGAATCGGTCTCGATCACCTGGAGCAGGTCGTCCAGGTTTTTGCCCACTTCGCGGCCGCAATTGATGACGATCCCCTCGAAGTGGCGGAGGTGGATCTGGTTCCAGAGCAATAGCTTGCCGATCCTGCCCAGGCCGTTGATGCCGAGCAGTTTTTTGTTTCTCAGGTTGAGCTTCATGCTTGTCTCCTATGTATGTTTTTTTTATGAAAATCAGATTCGGCCGCGAATTGTCTCGATGGGATAGTGGCCCAGATAGATCGAGCCTGTGCTGGCGTCGATGGCGATGGCCTCTCCGGGAAGGAGGAGTTGGTCGCCGATGCGGCAGTTGTTTTCCGCCTCGTTGACCTTGAGCTGGCGGCAGTTCACTATCCCCTTGATGCCCAAATGGTTGGCCGTCACCGCCGCGTGGGAGGTCACTCCGCCCCGGGAGGTGAGGAGGCCCTGGCAGTCGAAGAGCAGTTCCATGTCCTCGGGCACGGTGTCCGGCCTGACGAGGATTAGGGGCAGCCCTTTTTCTTTCAGGGAATCTATGTCCCTGCGGGAGATGGCGATGAGGCCGTTGATCACGCCTTTGCCGATGCCGATCCCGCAGCCCAGGAGCTTCAATTCGCGCTTGGGGGCGCTGAGGACGGTGTATTCGGCGGTTTTGGTGATCACCTGGTTGCGGGTCTGGAGGATGAAAAGCTGATCTTCCTGCGGCCCTTCGAAGGTGAATTCGATCTCCTGGTGGGGATAGCCCTTGTCCTCGATCAACTGGCGCACGAGGCGGAGCAGCTTTCTGTAGATGGCGGGGAAGTCCTTTTCCAGGGACATTCCGACCGGCGCTTTGGACTGTTCGCGCTCGGCCTCGGAGATGGGCAAAGTGTAGACCAGACCAGCCACAACGTCCTCGCCCTGGCTGCAGAGGGTGAAATCGCCGTTGAGGGTGATACCCTGCTTCTTGTTCCAGTCGGCATAGGTGAAGAGCACGCCGGAGCCGGAATCGAGGCTGATATTGCCCAGGACCATCTTCTGGACGGTCACGGCGGTGCCCCAGTCGTCGGCGATCTGCAGCTTCTGGCGGTAAAGCCTGGCCCTGTCGGCGTTCCAGGAATCCAAAACGTGGTTGATCGCCTGTTTGATCTGGAGGAAGACGTCCTGCTCGAAGGCGACCCCGTGGGAGGCCAGGATCTCCTTGTAAGCGGAGCACATGTCCC is part of the Candidatus Syntrophosphaera sp. genome and encodes:
- a CDS encoding glyceraldehyde-3-phosphate dehydrogenase is translated as MKLNLRNKKLLGINGLGRIGKLLLWNQIHLRHFEGIVINCGREVGKNLDDLLQVIETDSTYGSLHKYLFGTVGRKAMIKVLDADTPILEIEGIPVKILRTARDPKDINWLNEGVRVVVDCTGNFVDPSLSPEQGKPCLRGHLEAGALKVVVSAPFKSKSSVALPSPDAATLIFGINHLDYNPREHHLISAASCTTTGLAHMIKPLLEHRETANIMTASMSTVHAATNTQSILDSVPKAGAIDLRKSRSVLNNIILSTTGAAKALELVMPQIKAIGFMADSVRIPTTTVSLINLNVTFHTRLNDLGQPAVTRKLLNQIYKDAADGPQKGLLVYSERQNVSADLIGSLAAVTLEAHETHTRTAFIPIPPETLSAAGLAPGKEVTMPVTHAKIFGWYDNELGSYTNCLSRLVNYVEENTP
- the queD gene encoding 6-carboxytetrahydropterin synthase QueD; protein product: MYKLSVTDSFSAAHRLEGYPGACCKLHGHNWKVRVGLLASELDGIGLALDFGVIKAHLEEILHELDHACLNDLPSLAGINPSSENLAKYIFDRMEKALQDSPAQVCEVEVCESERSSVTYSHA
- a CDS encoding magnesium transporter CorA family protein, whose product is MIQYFKIAGQRFEPALAHDEAFWIHLEEPTADEIKALIARYELPDDFITDLQDADENSRMEFDEGAVLTIMRVPLYYRHRSASVSFTTAPLGVIAVQDKIITVSFFESEVLTLYLDCKHRPFNITQQSFLLQIALRASLYFLKFLKEINRRTGKIENELHQSMRNKELIRLLRMEKSLVYFSTALKSNEIILERMQRSRWLHQDPDAEDQIEDVIIENKQAIEMANIHSSILSGMMDAFASIISNNLNVVMKFLTLVTIILAVPTLIASIYGMNVKLPFAEQSYAFAVVMGISILTIIAMVLIFIRKKYF
- the yihA gene encoding ribosome biogenesis GTP-binding protein YihA/YsxC, with protein sequence MLRFVQSFFVKSAVEPKDYPASAYPEFAIAGRSNVGKSTLINLLTDHHGLAKTSSHPGKTRLLNFFLIRWKDDAAETEGRLQLTDLPGYGFAEVSQAEQEKWRKMLSHYFEQREQLRGIIVLVDIRHPADPKDIQLLELLRARKIDHCVVSTKADKIPKTKVPKTLKLLKLGLGLGDEELHAVSALRNTGLDPLYAWIGNRLGQ